The following proteins are encoded in a genomic region of Anas acuta chromosome 28, bAnaAcu1.1, whole genome shotgun sequence:
- the LOC137845588 gene encoding feather beta keratin-like, which yields MWKSRRSFRVIIHFSCLLLLGEQGELQVHLHPAAMSCYDLCRPCGPTPLANSCNEPCVRQCQDSRVVIQPSPVVVTLPGPILSSFPQNTAVGSTTSAAVGSILSEEGVPISSGGFGLSGFGGRYCGRRCLPC from the exons ATGTGGAAGTCCAGGCGAAGCTTCAGGGT CATCATCcacttctcttgccttctcctCCTTGGCGAACAAGGTGAGCTGCAA GTTCACCTGCATCCCGCAGCCATGTCGTGCTATGATCTGTGCCGTCCCTGTGGGCCAACCCCACTTGCCAAcagctgcaacgagccctgTGTCCGGCAGTGCCAGGACTCCCGTGTGGTGATCCAGCCCTCTCCTGTGGTGgtgaccctgcccggccccatcctcagctccttcccccagaacaccGCTGTGGGATCCACCACCTCAGCTGCCGTTGGCAGCATCCTGAGTGAGGAGGGAGTGCCCATCTCCTCTGGGGGCTTTGGCCTCTCTGGCTTTGGTGGCCGCTACTGCGGCAGAAGGTGCCTGCCCTGCTAA
- the LOC137845573 gene encoding feather beta keratin: MSCYDLCRPCGPTPLANSCNEPCVRQCQDSRVVIQPSPVVVTLPGPILSSFPQNTAVGSTTSAAVGSILSSEGVPISSGGFGLSGFGGRYSGRRCLPC; the protein is encoded by the coding sequence ATGTCGTGCTATGATCTGTGCCGTCCCTGTGGGCCAACCCCACTTGCCAAcagctgcaacgagccctgTGTCCGGCAGTGCCAGGACTCCCGTGTGGTGATCCAGCCCTCTCCCGTGGTGgtgaccctgcccggccccatcctcagctccttcccccagaacaccGCTGTGGGATCCACCACCTCAGCTGCCGTTGGCAGCATACTGAGTTCTGAAGGAGTGCCCATCTCCTCCGGGGGCTTTGGCCTCTCTGGCTTTGGTGGCCGCTACAGTGGCAGAAGGTGCCTGCCCTGCTAA